In Triticum urartu cultivar G1812 chromosome 6, Tu2.1, whole genome shotgun sequence, the following proteins share a genomic window:
- the LOC125512099 gene encoding WAT1-related protein At3g30340-like isoform X2: protein MLYEWKPVMGMLAFDLISAVMTALVKKALEQGLNRLVLVTLRQLVATIFLAPIAFFKERNTRPKLTLEILAYLFFSAVFGAALSQYTFFYGLQYTTATFAITFINLSPVLTFLIAVVMRMEPLKLKSMAGAAKITGTLTSLAGLLLLSLYKGVPLTHQAATSAPSPAAHHAAPSDSSGNRSWMLGTIALLFNCLCFSFWLLLQTKLTKKYPAIYSNTAIMFFISTLQGGAVTLAMERHVSLWMLTSKLEIVTVLYAGIVGSGAGYLIMTWCVEKKGPVFTAAFIPMMQIMVAIIDFFFLHEQIYLGSVLGSVLMILGLYLLLWGKKRDEASVSCTTTTDKQVDEPADDKP, encoded by the exons ATGCTCTAT GAGTGGAAGCCGGTGATGGGAATGCTGGCCTTCGACCTCATCTCTGCTGTGATGACGGCGCTGGTGAAGAAGGCTCTGGAGCAAGGGCTGAACCGCCTGGTCCTCGTCACCCTCCGGCAGCTGGTCGCCACCATCTTCCTTGCTCCAATAGCCTTTTTCAAAGAACG GAACACGAGGCCCAAGCTCACATTGGAGATCCTGGCGTACCTCTTCTTCAGCGCCGTGTTTGGCGCGGCGCTCTCGCAGTACACCTTCTTCTATGGCCTGCAGTACACCACCGCCACCTTCGCCATAACCTTCATCAACCTCTCTCCTGTGCTCACCTTCCTCATCGCCGTCGTGATGAGGATGGAGCCGCTCAAGTTGAAGAGCATGGCGGGAGCCGCAAAGATCACCGGAACGCTCACGTCGCTGGCCGGCTTGCTGCTGCTGAGTCTCTACAAGGGTGTGCCGCTGACGCACCAGGCCGCCACTTCTGCACCTAGCCCAGCTGCTCACCATGCAGCACCCTCTGACAGCAGTGGCAACAGGAGCTGGATGCTGGGCACCATCGCGTTGCTGTTCAACTGCCTGTGCTTCTCCTTCTGGCTGCTACTGCAGACAAAGCTGACCAAGAAGTACCCGGCCATCTACTCCAATACTGCCATCATGTTCTTCATCAGCACTCTGCAGGGCGGGGCGGTCACCTTGGCGATGGAGAGACACGTGTCGCTCTGGATGCTGACCAGCAAGCTGGAGATCGTTACCGTCTTGTATGCA GGGATAGTCGGATCTGGAGCCGGGTACCTGATAATGACGTGGTGCGTGGAGAAGAAGGGCCCGGTCTTCACCGCAGCCTTCATCCCCATGATGCAGATTATGGTAGCCATCATTGATTTCTTCTTCCTCCATGAACAAATCTACCTTGGAAG CGTGCTAGGATCTGTACTGATGATACTGGGGCTCTATCTTTTGCTGTGGGGAAAGAAGAGGGATGAAGCATCTGTATCTTGTACCACTACCACTGACAAGCAAGTCGACGAACCAGCTGACGACAAGCCGTGA
- the LOC125512099 gene encoding WAT1-related protein At3g30340-like isoform X1, translating to MWVQEWKPVMGMLAFDLISAVMTALVKKALEQGLNRLVLVTLRQLVATIFLAPIAFFKERNTRPKLTLEILAYLFFSAVFGAALSQYTFFYGLQYTTATFAITFINLSPVLTFLIAVVMRMEPLKLKSMAGAAKITGTLTSLAGLLLLSLYKGVPLTHQAATSAPSPAAHHAAPSDSSGNRSWMLGTIALLFNCLCFSFWLLLQTKLTKKYPAIYSNTAIMFFISTLQGGAVTLAMERHVSLWMLTSKLEIVTVLYAGIVGSGAGYLIMTWCVEKKGPVFTAAFIPMMQIMVAIIDFFFLHEQIYLGSVLGSVLMILGLYLLLWGKKRDEASVSCTTTTDKQVDEPADDKP from the exons ATGTGGGTGCAGGAGTGGAAGCCGGTGATGGGAATGCTGGCCTTCGACCTCATCTCTGCTGTGATGACGGCGCTGGTGAAGAAGGCTCTGGAGCAAGGGCTGAACCGCCTGGTCCTCGTCACCCTCCGGCAGCTGGTCGCCACCATCTTCCTTGCTCCAATAGCCTTTTTCAAAGAACG GAACACGAGGCCCAAGCTCACATTGGAGATCCTGGCGTACCTCTTCTTCAGCGCCGTGTTTGGCGCGGCGCTCTCGCAGTACACCTTCTTCTATGGCCTGCAGTACACCACCGCCACCTTCGCCATAACCTTCATCAACCTCTCTCCTGTGCTCACCTTCCTCATCGCCGTCGTGATGAGGATGGAGCCGCTCAAGTTGAAGAGCATGGCGGGAGCCGCAAAGATCACCGGAACGCTCACGTCGCTGGCCGGCTTGCTGCTGCTGAGTCTCTACAAGGGTGTGCCGCTGACGCACCAGGCCGCCACTTCTGCACCTAGCCCAGCTGCTCACCATGCAGCACCCTCTGACAGCAGTGGCAACAGGAGCTGGATGCTGGGCACCATCGCGTTGCTGTTCAACTGCCTGTGCTTCTCCTTCTGGCTGCTACTGCAGACAAAGCTGACCAAGAAGTACCCGGCCATCTACTCCAATACTGCCATCATGTTCTTCATCAGCACTCTGCAGGGCGGGGCGGTCACCTTGGCGATGGAGAGACACGTGTCGCTCTGGATGCTGACCAGCAAGCTGGAGATCGTTACCGTCTTGTATGCA GGGATAGTCGGATCTGGAGCCGGGTACCTGATAATGACGTGGTGCGTGGAGAAGAAGGGCCCGGTCTTCACCGCAGCCTTCATCCCCATGATGCAGATTATGGTAGCCATCATTGATTTCTTCTTCCTCCATGAACAAATCTACCTTGGAAG CGTGCTAGGATCTGTACTGATGATACTGGGGCTCTATCTTTTGCTGTGGGGAAAGAAGAGGGATGAAGCATCTGTATCTTGTACCACTACCACTGACAAGCAAGTCGACGAACCAGCTGACGACAAGCCGTGA
- the LOC125512099 gene encoding WAT1-related protein At3g30340-like isoform X3 — translation MGMLAFDLISAVMTALVKKALEQGLNRLVLVTLRQLVATIFLAPIAFFKERNTRPKLTLEILAYLFFSAVFGAALSQYTFFYGLQYTTATFAITFINLSPVLTFLIAVVMRMEPLKLKSMAGAAKITGTLTSLAGLLLLSLYKGVPLTHQAATSAPSPAAHHAAPSDSSGNRSWMLGTIALLFNCLCFSFWLLLQTKLTKKYPAIYSNTAIMFFISTLQGGAVTLAMERHVSLWMLTSKLEIVTVLYAGIVGSGAGYLIMTWCVEKKGPVFTAAFIPMMQIMVAIIDFFFLHEQIYLGSVLGSVLMILGLYLLLWGKKRDEASVSCTTTTDKQVDEPADDKP, via the exons ATGGGAATGCTGGCCTTCGACCTCATCTCTGCTGTGATGACGGCGCTGGTGAAGAAGGCTCTGGAGCAAGGGCTGAACCGCCTGGTCCTCGTCACCCTCCGGCAGCTGGTCGCCACCATCTTCCTTGCTCCAATAGCCTTTTTCAAAGAACG GAACACGAGGCCCAAGCTCACATTGGAGATCCTGGCGTACCTCTTCTTCAGCGCCGTGTTTGGCGCGGCGCTCTCGCAGTACACCTTCTTCTATGGCCTGCAGTACACCACCGCCACCTTCGCCATAACCTTCATCAACCTCTCTCCTGTGCTCACCTTCCTCATCGCCGTCGTGATGAGGATGGAGCCGCTCAAGTTGAAGAGCATGGCGGGAGCCGCAAAGATCACCGGAACGCTCACGTCGCTGGCCGGCTTGCTGCTGCTGAGTCTCTACAAGGGTGTGCCGCTGACGCACCAGGCCGCCACTTCTGCACCTAGCCCAGCTGCTCACCATGCAGCACCCTCTGACAGCAGTGGCAACAGGAGCTGGATGCTGGGCACCATCGCGTTGCTGTTCAACTGCCTGTGCTTCTCCTTCTGGCTGCTACTGCAGACAAAGCTGACCAAGAAGTACCCGGCCATCTACTCCAATACTGCCATCATGTTCTTCATCAGCACTCTGCAGGGCGGGGCGGTCACCTTGGCGATGGAGAGACACGTGTCGCTCTGGATGCTGACCAGCAAGCTGGAGATCGTTACCGTCTTGTATGCA GGGATAGTCGGATCTGGAGCCGGGTACCTGATAATGACGTGGTGCGTGGAGAAGAAGGGCCCGGTCTTCACCGCAGCCTTCATCCCCATGATGCAGATTATGGTAGCCATCATTGATTTCTTCTTCCTCCATGAACAAATCTACCTTGGAAG CGTGCTAGGATCTGTACTGATGATACTGGGGCTCTATCTTTTGCTGTGGGGAAAGAAGAGGGATGAAGCATCTGTATCTTGTACCACTACCACTGACAAGCAAGTCGACGAACCAGCTGACGACAAGCCGTGA
- the LOC125516333 gene encoding uncharacterized protein LOC125516333: MAARSRTQPATATARGRRQTTASLPLDVLVDIAARSDPATLVRCAATCVDMRCRVKEYIRLRGRLRLRHGDRFVLPLLRGHLIRGHHRKKELFLVDTAAADDTTMHRATTISSVPLASRDGLVLLLVDGELRVCNQVTATSQTLPPEPAFPVSVSSVPAREISYVLVVGGDNDDGAIAVGWHFQVVMAYLDVSQHRRNLQLQTFSSERGTWGHYTEIRAHNLQGSRLEGGLGRTLIVGGAMHWLCRTNTGAYVLKLLDKTTHVSATKLPECFPRDWSHHRLLATPVAGGSPIVLTTDGDKIFAWAQSKQTAKWQERPQVVIETQAMLRFIDKAGGSRPPWTGRGLNVLWFGERSGTVLINSYWGFFWLDLRSMKIVRWFWDRDIPYIDENIGYEMNLADWVPTFSSTF, translated from the coding sequence ATGGCCGCCAGATCGCGGACGCAACCTGCAACTGCAACTGCAAGAGGGCGGAGGCAGACCACAGCCTCGCTGCCGTTGGACGTGCTGGTGGACATCGCGGCACGCAGCGACCCGGCCACCCTTGTGCGCTGCGCCGCGACGTGTGTCGACATGCGTTGCCGCGTCAAGGAGTACATCCGCCTCCGtggccgcctccgcctccggcaTGGCGACCGCTTCGTGCTCCCCCTCCTGCGCGGCCATCTGATCCGCGGGCACCATCGGAAGAAGGAGTTGTTCCTGGTGGACACCGCCGCTGCGGACGACACCACAATGCACAGGGCCACCACCATCAGCAGCGTCCCCCTCGCGTCGCGCGATGgactcgtcctcctcctcgttgACGGAGAGCTCCGCGTTTGCAACCAGGTCACTGCCACCAGCCAGACCCTGCCACCTGAACCTGCCTTCCCTGTGAGTGTGAGCAGCGTGCCGGCTAGGGAGATAAGTTATGTCTTGGTCGTCGGGGGCGATAACGATGATGGTGCCATCGCCGTTGGCTGGCATTTTCAAGTGGTCATGGCATATCTAGACGTGTCACAGCACCGCCGCAACCTGCAGCTCCAAACTTTCTCGTCGGAGCGCGGCACGTGGGGCCACTACACCGAGATCCGGGCTCACAACCTGCAGGGCAGCCGCTTGGAAGGAGGCCTCGGCAGGACCCTAATCGTCGGTGGTGCTATGCACTGGTTGTGCAGGACCAACACCGGGGCCTATGTCCTCAAGCTCCTTGACAAAACAACACACGTGTCAGCGACGAAGCTCCCTGAATGCTTCCCCCGGGACTGGTCACACCACCGACTCTTGGCGACGCCGGTGGCGGGCGGGAGCCCCATTGTGCTCACCACGGATGGCGACAAGATATTTGCTTGGGCGCAGTCGAAGCAAACGGCCAAGTGGCAAGAACGACCACAGGTGGTGATTGAGACGCAGGCAATGTTGCGGTTCATCGACAAGGCGGGCGGAAGCAGGCCGCCGTGGACGGGACGGGGCCTTAATGTACTGTGGTTTGGTGAGCGGAGCGGCACCGTGCTCATCAATTCATACTGGGGTTTTTTCTGGCTTGACCTGCGGTCTATGAAGATTGTGAGGTGGTTCTGGGATCGCGATATCCCGTACATTGACGAGAATATCGGCTATGAGATGAATTTGGCGGATTGGGTTCCAACATTCAGTAGTACTTTTTGA
- the LOC125515806 gene encoding bidirectional sugar transporter SWEET14-like isoform X2, protein MGGLSLEHPWAFAFGLLGNVISFMTYLAPLPTFYRIYRSKSTQGFQSVPYVVALFSAMLWIYYALLKSDELLLITINSAGCVIETIYIVMYLAYAPKQAKLFTAKILLLLNVGVFGLILLLTLLLAGGEKRVIMLGWVCVGFSVSVFVAPLSVIRLVVRTRSVEFMPFSLSLSLTVSAVVWFLYGLLIKDKYVALPNILGFAFGVIQMGLYALYCNATPRPAPKEVDAPMPEHVINVAKLGPAAAMELNTPAAVRPPTMENIVACASGQTKEISQRREG, encoded by the exons ATGGGTGGTCTCTCCCTTGAGCACCCGTGGGCCTTTGCCTTTGGCCTCCTAG GCAACGTCATCTCCTTCATGACCTACCTGGCCCCACT GCCGACGTTCTACCGGATCTACAGGAGCAAGTCGACGCAGGGGTTCCAGTCGGTCCCGTACGTGGTTGCGCTCTTCAGCGCGATGCTGTGGATCTACTACGCGCTCCTCAAGTCCGACGAGCTCCTGCTCATCACCATAAACTCTGCCGGCTGCGTCATCGAAACCATCTACATCGTCATGTACCTTGCTTACGCGCCAAAGCAAGCCAAG CTCTTCACGGCGAAGATCCTCCTCCTCCTGAACGTGGGTGTGTTCGGCCTCATCCTACTTCTCACGCTGCTGCTGGCGGGGGGCGAAAAGCGCGTAATCATGCTTGGGTGGGTCTGCGTCGGCTTCTCCGTCAGCGTCTTCGTCGCGCCCCTCAGCGTCATC CGTCTTGTGGTGCGCACCCGGAGCGTGGAGTTCATGCCCTTttcactctccctctctctcaccgTCAGCGCCGTCGTCTGGTTCCTCTACGGCCTCCTCATCAAGGACAAATATGTTGCC CTTCCCAACATCCTCGGGTTTGCCTTCGGGGTGATCCAGATGGGGCTCTACGCTCTCTACTGCAACGCCACGCCCAGGCCGGCGCCAAAGGAGGTGGATGCACCCATGCCAGAGCACGTCATCAACGTCGCTAAGCTCGGCCCGGCAGCTGCCATGGAGCTCAACACACCAGCTGCCGTCCGGCCACCAACCATGGAGAACATCGTGGCTTGTGCCAGCGGCCAGACCAAAGAGATCAGCCAGCGTCGAGAAGGTTGA
- the LOC125515806 gene encoding bidirectional sugar transporter SWEET14-like isoform X1 has protein sequence MGGLSLEHPWAFAFGLLGILNSNVISFMTYLAPLPTFYRIYRSKSTQGFQSVPYVVALFSAMLWIYYALLKSDELLLITINSAGCVIETIYIVMYLAYAPKQAKLFTAKILLLLNVGVFGLILLLTLLLAGGEKRVIMLGWVCVGFSVSVFVAPLSVIRLVVRTRSVEFMPFSLSLSLTVSAVVWFLYGLLIKDKYVALPNILGFAFGVIQMGLYALYCNATPRPAPKEVDAPMPEHVINVAKLGPAAAMELNTPAAVRPPTMENIVACASGQTKEISQRREG, from the exons ATGGGTGGTCTCTCCCTTGAGCACCCGTGGGCCTTTGCCTTTGGCCTCCTAGGTATACTGAATA GCAACGTCATCTCCTTCATGACCTACCTGGCCCCACT GCCGACGTTCTACCGGATCTACAGGAGCAAGTCGACGCAGGGGTTCCAGTCGGTCCCGTACGTGGTTGCGCTCTTCAGCGCGATGCTGTGGATCTACTACGCGCTCCTCAAGTCCGACGAGCTCCTGCTCATCACCATAAACTCTGCCGGCTGCGTCATCGAAACCATCTACATCGTCATGTACCTTGCTTACGCGCCAAAGCAAGCCAAG CTCTTCACGGCGAAGATCCTCCTCCTCCTGAACGTGGGTGTGTTCGGCCTCATCCTACTTCTCACGCTGCTGCTGGCGGGGGGCGAAAAGCGCGTAATCATGCTTGGGTGGGTCTGCGTCGGCTTCTCCGTCAGCGTCTTCGTCGCGCCCCTCAGCGTCATC CGTCTTGTGGTGCGCACCCGGAGCGTGGAGTTCATGCCCTTttcactctccctctctctcaccgTCAGCGCCGTCGTCTGGTTCCTCTACGGCCTCCTCATCAAGGACAAATATGTTGCC CTTCCCAACATCCTCGGGTTTGCCTTCGGGGTGATCCAGATGGGGCTCTACGCTCTCTACTGCAACGCCACGCCCAGGCCGGCGCCAAAGGAGGTGGATGCACCCATGCCAGAGCACGTCATCAACGTCGCTAAGCTCGGCCCGGCAGCTGCCATGGAGCTCAACACACCAGCTGCCGTCCGGCCACCAACCATGGAGAACATCGTGGCTTGTGCCAGCGGCCAGACCAAAGAGATCAGCCAGCGTCGAGAAGGTTGA